GAAAACCCAGGGTTATGGAGATGGTGGTTACGATGATGTATTTGGTGCACCCCCGAAGTATGATAATCGAACGGAGACTCGTGGTGGTGGTGCCTCTTCAGcttcttcttttgattatgATTCCATATTTCAAGGATCCAAGGATTCGGGCGCAAAGATTTCATCTTTGCCTGTTTTTGATAAGCCTaagtatgatgatgatgacggcGATATATTTCATGGGTTGCCGGGGATGAAGGGCTCTTCTGCTGCTGTAAGTAATGATGATGTGTTCGCGTCGATCGCTTCGCCTCCGAAACAAAGTGCTCCATTTGATGATTTGTTAGGGAGTTTTAGACGGAAGGAGCCGGATTCCAAGAGTTCTAGTGGAAGGAGATCGGAAGAAGTTGTGAatgatgcatctgattttgatgatttaataccTGGTTTTGGTGGGAGCAGTCCTCCGAAGAACAGGTACATTCTCGAATTGCTACCCAAATCGTATATGTTGATGATTCAATTTGCTTTCGTTTCTGAACTCTAATGCATTTTTTGAGTGAATTTTATTTGTTCTTTCACCAATTCGTTTACTAATCTGTAGCTTACTGGATTAAATTGCCAGCCACTTTTTTAGATTGGTAGTTGGGGTGAATAAATTCACACTCCTAATAAACTCTCAAAGAATCGAAATTTACGTTTTAAATGGGATTGATACCTACGGTTTGGAAACTAagatttcctttttcatttatcCTCAACTAAGCTTGGTTTGTGACTCTTTTGTTGGTTCTCTTTCTATATCCCATTTTGTGACGTACTTATAATTTCTTCTCAATCTAATGGGAATAAGGTGAAATAAATCATTGTTAGTATCGTATTTCAGCTGTCACTATATGTCTTCACTCTTGGCTTTTGGTGGCTTGGGTGTCTGAAACGAGTAACTAATATGTCTAACATAGTGATTGGAGAAGATGTTTTTTGGATTTAAAATATTGACTAAACGAAGCATTTACCCTACTAAATGGGTTGGGATCATGGATCCTGTTTCGCCATTCCACCCTGTCTTGCTATACATATCCTTTCTCACCATCTCTTTCCAATTAATTCACTCTACCTATTGGTCTTTTAGCTCTCATAATTTTCATCATAGCACTACTCCTTACTAGTGCACTTAAAGGCCTCCACTGCAGATGGCCATACGACATGAAAcatcttccttctttttgtCTTCTATCAGAAGCTACTCCTAAATGACCGTTACATCTTTCTCCAGATTTTAAATATCTAAATACTGAATCCTTAACAGCATTGTGATTTTCAGCAGTTTGCAAATGTTCGTATGGACAGACATTACAACAGAGCATTTTCTTTCTGATCAGCATGTTTCTTCATTTGTTTGGATGATTCAATGCatgtattttttctctttcttttttttttttttttttttttttggggtgggggggggtttgAGACTTTGTTGAGGTAAAAGTGTTTAATATTTTACTCTTTTTTGACCCTGATGTATATCCATGTTATCGTCTTCGTGACTTATCCTCAAACAGTCATAAATCTATCCAAAGCAAGGAAAGAACAGATCCAGATTAGTGCAGAAACATGGTGCATATGCTTCTGAAGTCCACCACCATATTCTAAATAGAACATTCTGGTTAGATGTTGAATGCTGCACATTTTACAAAAATATTACACGAAGTAGACATTATGGCATTGTCTACTTGTGAGAAATATGAAGTAGACATTATGGCATATTACATATTCAATGATACCGATGAACTGAATTTTCGGCAAGAATCATAGTGGGCATGAACGGTAAGAATCATAGGGAACATGAACCACAGATAGTGTCCTTTCTAACATTGAAACATGCTTATCTAGGATCATGTGGCAACCCAAGGGGGTGAATTGGGTTATGCGGAATAATATgccaaattaagaaattttacccaaaataaaaatatgaaagcaAAAGGGTAAGGTGCTCCAAGAAACAAAGGTGAGAGGAGGGAAAAAAGACAATGATGAAGACAATAGAATTTATAGTGGTTGGCAACCTGGCCTACATCCACTACTAAGCAATGCTCACACACTTGGTCTTTCCACTATGCTTCTCACAATTGGTTTCCAGAATCACAATAAATCCTTACAATGTAGTTTTCTGGTTGGCTTACTGCAAACCTGTGGTTGTTTTCCTGACTCACAGAAAACCTGAGTATTTCTGTTATCACTTAAAACTTACAACAGTGGAGATTCACCAATCTCCCACAACAACTCTCTTTGAAGAGTGTTCGAGTGTTCCCACTGAAGATACAAAACCTCTCTAAGGAAAATACAAAAGTTTCAGCGCAACAATAAAACCTCTAGAATGTAGATAAAACAAGTTAAAGAACAAGGTATGATTCTCAAAAACTTTTTAAAACAAGACTAAACAATGTGCAACGGTGCAAGTGATGTCCCAAAGTCTTGTGGAAAAATGCCACATAGTCCTTTATTGATAGGCCAAGCAAAAAGTCTGCAAAAACTATCTGTTAGACTCTCTAACGATAAAAAGGTCATTTTTGGATTTGTGCAGACATCTGTAGAAACACATGAGAGTGGACATCTGCACTTACTCTGTTTCTGAACAGAGTATGGTAATTTGGCTATAACTTTCTCGCATAGTCGCATGAGCTCGAATTGACGTGATTCTTGAACCATTGAAAAGTAGACTCAAAGAACTATGATTTCCATGTTTGAGTTCAGGCCAAATATAAGTGCAAGTGTTCAAAATTGTTCGTAATGTAACTAGTTACTACTGTGTAGAAGCAGGATTCTGAACAGCATGGACTAGTCCGTCTGTACGAATCTTAAATTTTTCTCCTTACACAATCAACTTAATTCCAAATCCCAACGAAAGCAGACTAGAAGTCCTATAAATCTCATGCGATCTCTTCATGGCTAACTCATTCTAAGTTCAGGCATTGCATCCATCACGTGCTTGGATGGGGTTAAGTCGGACGTCTTTGTTCAAGTGTGGATGCCCATGCTGTCTTGTGGTGCAAATGTATCAGACAGAGGACCTTTAAAACACATCATTATTGAGAGACGTCTGCACTCGAGTGCGGATGTCCGCAATATAATGTTTTTGACTCCGAACTGAGCTAAGTCACAAATTTAACTACCTGAGTTATGGGTGTTGTTCCTTTATGTCTTCGGTGAGCTAATTAGGCCTTTTCAGAATCACCATTACAACATTtaggaaataaaatatatttacaagttTGAAACTAATTCTGAATTCTTGATCTTCTTTAGGGTTCCTTGAAACTTGATCTTTAATTTGAATGCTTCAACCCTTAATGAGTTTGGGCCTACTGAAGTGAAGCTTGAGTCTTCTAGATTGTCTTCTCCAATCATGCCACTTGTCATTCAAGCTTATCTTAGATCTTCCATTGAGATGCTCACTCGATGACTCCGTCCACTATTCCACTTGCTTGAGCTAGCTTTCCCATACAATGTCTTGATGCTTGAGAGGGTACCAATTAACCTTTTATATTAATGCTTTTTCATCAACAAACACAGTTTATGAATCACCAAAAATATACTCGCGATATCTCGACAGTTTATGTAGAGAAGTGAATATTGTTAATGAAGGGGAAGCATGGTAAAGAATACCAAACGCTTCGGGATTTGGAATCTCAGACACACTTGCAGCCTCTTAAAATAAACCTATTATAAGTATGACTCTTAAGAGTATAAATCCTTGTCAAACAAGGACCcataaaaaaagagcaacccagtgcatggggctcccactactgtagggtttgggaggggcaaatgttcGCATCCTTACCCCCCTGCTTTGCAACACCCTCTTTgcaagagaggctgtttccaagtttcgaacctgGAAACAAGGACCCATAGGCCATGTAAAATCGGATATGGGAATTTGGGTAATCCTATTTCTACTGGGAAACTGAAATAAGATTCGTGATCCTGCATAGTATCGATACTATAGTTTCTTTTAAAGTATCCATAAGATAACCTATTAGACCATTAGCCCGCTATATGTAAAACCCGTTCTAGTGCAGGAGCATGATCACCACCATTGGATGtggtttgattttctattttggaCATGTTTTGATAGTATTTGGttatggtttttttcttttgagttttattttaATGGGCTCAATTGTAAGCCTCAATCTTAGGTCCAAAGGGGGTGCacaaatttaatattttaatttagtATTAGTAGTGGGGCCCATTGGCTCCGAGGATTCCTAGATGGGGATCTTATCTACTGCTGAAGATTTCTGGTCTCCTTAAAAGTAAGTTGATTGGGGCTTGACAAGCATATATGGAGGATATCTAGAGGAAATCGACCAAAATATTTGGAGAATATTCTGTTGAGATCTTTTGGCTACTTGTTGGAATTGTGGGTTTTATTTGTGGCTTCTTTATATAATTATCTTCGTCTATAAGATTCTAGTTGTTATTAAGCTTCTACTTTCTATTTTGATAACTCTTCCTTAGCTATGAAGAGCTTCTAATTATGCAATGTTgcttcattattataaataatgaGGGCTGCCACACCCTAGGCACAATTTGATTAATGTGATTTAGTTGATTTATATATATTGAGGCTGTTGCCTCTCGTATTTCtcctcccttctctcctctcttatcTTTCTTCTAAAATTACTGTTCATGGGTACTGTTCACAGTCCCGGAACAGCCCCTGACCTCCCAGTTTCTTTTTCACTTATCTCTCTTAAGCTCACCACAAGCAGATCCATTGATGCATCACATTCCAACATTTGTTTGTCATAAATAAGCCTGTTTGTCTGCATCCATTATTTTTACATGGAAATATGCATGCACATTGCGGCATTAGATTTTGAAGTCCATACCTTAATCAGAAAATATATGTTCTCGGAGATATTGTATTTCTGCAAAAATGTTTTATGCTGAACAATTTAAGAAGTTTTTGAATGTGAGGGTGGACCTCGGTGCAACAGTAAGATTGCTCCATTTCGACCTAGTGGTCACGGGATCTAGTTGGGAAACAGCATCTCTgcaaagcaggggtaaggctgcgtagatATGAGCCTCCCCATACCCCATAAGTGGTTGGAGTGTGGTACGCCCTTCTTAATTTAAGAAGTTTTTGAACCAGCgattgaattttttgaaaaatacagTTAATATATGTATCAGAgatttttgaaaatctggatTGATTTGATTAATATTACACAAGTAATATTCAAAATTCAAGTAATATGTATATTGTACCGATATCGTAGGTTCTTTAGATTCTGTTTTCTATGGGTAGTACATAAAGTAACTGTTTCtgattctaatttttaattagtAAATTCATACTAAACATGAATGTATTCATTGCGCCCCTTAAGGCACACAAGAATAAATATTTGGTCAAATGTCAACTTCTTATCTTGTAACCATATTGAATAGGAAGATGGCTTCAGATTTAGAAGGCTGCAGTCATAATGTCAAATTCATAAAGAATAGGAAATCGTACTCCCTCTTGTTTGCGTACACTACACGTACCAGACTGTTGAACTTGACGTTCATATTCCATCCATCAAGTATTATTCATGTCATAAGGATGTATCCTATTTTTAATATATCTGTAGGTTTGGAGATGGGTTCCCCCCTTATTTGGTCAAATTTGAGTGAAGATTATGAAGAAAGATATGCTGAAATAGGAATAAGTTCAATTTGCAATTGAACTTGTTAATCAGCATCTGTTAAGTTGTTATTTGTTGACTTGTCGAAAGTTTGGACTGAATGTTCTGAGAGAGATTTTGTTTTTAATGCTGTGTTGCTGTtgatattttcatcacttttttAGCTTGCAATTGGTTTCCTGCATACCCCAGTTATTTGGTGTTTGATCATTCACCCATGTTTGGTACCTATTTTCTGAATTatgaatgatgaaaaaaaaagtatctgTGGTGCTTCCGATGCTCTTCAATTTTTCATTGTTTAATTAGGTAACATGACATGAATCTTTTCTAatcaattttcaaagattatATTGAGTGTGCCTCTCATTTATGTCTCTCTATTTAAATGATAGTCAGGCTGATATGTCAGAACTTAATTAATATTTGGTCTTGGAAACATTATATTCTTTCCACAGAGCAACTTCAGAGACAAATCAGCCTCAGCAGTCTACTACTGTTCCTTCAACTAAATCAACTGCCAGCATGATAGATGATCCTTTTGTAGTCTTGGAATCAACTTCTTCATCAGCCTATCCACCCGCAGGCCTGTTTACTGATCCTTTGGAACAAATGAGTAAGCCCAGTAATCCTGGAAGTGCAAAGTTTGAAGGTTTGACACGTAGTGGGATGGTATTGGATGATATGGATCCTCTTGATAGCCTGGGGAAATCTGTGCCCATGTTTTCACCTGAGATGAGTAACAGAGGGAGGGAAAAAAGCCCTTTAAGGACAGGTAGCACGGATGCTTCTGCtggcaaagagtcaattgggaAATCTTCTGTAAGGGCATCTGAGGACACCTCACAGTTCAAGGTGCCTGTTGACAATTATCGGGAATCTCATCAAACGCTCTTTGACATTCCCAGTGTTTCATCGAATTCTAATAAACCTGCTGGTCATACTGGTTCTCGCCCTTCTTTTGTAAATGCTGATTCTAATGAAACAAGTTCTGAGGTAGATATGTCTCCGAAATCTGaaaaaaattgggaaggtgCTGATGATATATGGTTGACTGTCTCTGAGATCCCACTTTTCACACAACCTACAAGTGCTCCACCACCTTCAAGACCTCCTCCTAGACCAGCACAAGTTCTGAAAGGAGATAAAGGTTCTTTTGCACCTGTAAATACAAAGAAGGTTAATGAATACCCAACCTTTCCGCATTCCACTCAAAACTTCCAGAGTCCTAGGACAGTCCCTGATTCAGCAAAGAGCTCTGGTGTCTCTTCAATTGATGAACTTGAAGACTTTGCCATGGGTAGGTCCCGAAGTAATGCTGATGAACGTGCAGACATTCTATCTAGTGAAGAAGACATAGAGACAaactctgctgctgctgctatgAAGGAGGCCATGGATAGAGCTGAGGCAAAATTCAAGCATGCTAGGGAAGTAAGGGAGAGAGAAACTGCAAGGGCTGCAAGAAGTAGGGAAGCGGTCCAGCAAGATGCTCAAGAGTGGGAACTCAGGCAGAATCAAGAGAGATTAGAtcgtgaaagagagagagaggagaaagaaagagaacaaaggagaattgagagggagagagagagagctcggGAGATTGAAATGGAGAAGGCCAGACAAGCTGTGGAGAGGGCTACCAGAGAAGCACGCGAAAGAGCAGCTGCTGAAGCTCGCCTAAAAGCTGAAAGGGCACAAGCTGAAGCACGTGAACGTTCAGAACGGGCTGCTGTTCAGAGGGCACAAgctgaagctcgtggaagggcAGCAATTGATGCAAGGGAACGAGCTGAAAGAGCAGCTGCAGAAGCCAGGGAGAAGGCAGCTGCCGCAGCACGGGAGAAGGAAGCACGAGAGCGAGCTGCTGTTGCAAGGGCTGAGGCAGAAGTGCGGCTTAGAGCAGAACGAGCAGCTGTTGAAAGAGCTGCTGCAGAGGCTCGAGAAAGAGCTGCCTCAGAGGCTAAAGAAAGGGCAGCAGCTGCGGCTGCTGCAAGAGAAAATCAGCAAAA
This genomic stretch from Macadamia integrifolia cultivar HAES 741 chromosome 2, SCU_Mint_v3, whole genome shotgun sequence harbors:
- the LOC122057037 gene encoding auxilin-related protein 2-like — translated: MDEFPGLLARDFGFRPQGKSAPMAASKGTGSLNSAGNLNVGIGPGGDSRSSSFSSNRSKSAWNSNSVGGSFLDDHDGLFGSTATRKTQGYGDGGYDDVFGAPPKYDNRTETRGGGASSASSFDYDSIFQGSKDSGAKISSLPVFDKPKYDDDDGDIFHGLPGMKGSSAAVSNDDVFASIASPPKQSAPFDDLLGSFRRKEPDSKSSSGRRSEEVVNDASDFDDLIPGFGGSSPPKNRATSETNQPQQSTTVPSTKSTASMIDDPFVVLESTSSSAYPPAGLFTDPLEQMSKPSNPGSAKFEGLTRSGMVLDDMDPLDSLGKSVPMFSPEMSNRGREKSPLRTGSTDASAGKESIGKSSVRASEDTSQFKVPVDNYRESHQTLFDIPSVSSNSNKPAGHTGSRPSFVNADSNETSSEVDMSPKSEKNWEGADDIWLTVSEIPLFTQPTSAPPPSRPPPRPAQVLKGDKGSFAPVNTKKVNEYPTFPHSTQNFQSPRTVPDSAKSSGVSSIDELEDFAMGRSRSNADERADILSSEEDIETNSAAAAMKEAMDRAEAKFKHAREVRERETARAARSREAVQQDAQEWELRQNQERLDREREREEKEREQRRIERERERAREIEMEKARQAVERATREARERAAAEARLKAERAQAEARERSERAAVQRAQAEARGRAAIDARERAERAAAEAREKAAAAAREKEARERAAVARAEAEVRLRAERAAVERAAAEARERAASEAKERAAAAAAARENQQKNGNDDLESFFGNMGPRPTSAPRPRPNTSDPFGSEGRRTSSGTSTSMKKASSTTNIVDDLNLIFGGTSSPSKDFQEIDGESEERRKARWDRQQRTQERAAKALAEKNERDLQTQRDQAERHRIAETLDIEIKRWAAGKEGNLRALLSTLQYVLWPECGWQPVSLTDLITGASVKKVYRKATLCIHPDKVQQKGANLQQKYIAEKVFDLLKEAWNKFNSEELF